Proteins encoded by one window of Epinephelus moara isolate mb chromosome 18, YSFRI_EMoa_1.0, whole genome shotgun sequence:
- the LOC126405098 gene encoding small integral membrane protein 10-like protein 2A, which yields MASLSYLVLRFSGSAGRTYGVFSKGLTRTLLIFFDLAWRLRIRFPYVYLVASMMFNVRLQVHIEIH from the exons ATGGCGAGTCTGTCTTATTTGGTGCTCCGCTTCTCGGGCTCCGCTGGTCGGACTTACGGAGTGTTCTCCAAAGGCTTGACGAGGACTTTGTTGATATTTTTTGATCTCGCATGGCGACTGCGAATCAGATTCCCTTATGTCTACCTGGTCGCTTCGATGATGTTTAATGTCAGATTACAG GTCCACATTGAAATCCACTGA